In Triticum urartu cultivar G1812 chromosome 6, Tu2.1, whole genome shotgun sequence, the following proteins share a genomic window:
- the LOC125515883 gene encoding 5'-nucleotidase SurE has translation MASTAAAAAAAAAPVVMVTNDDGIDAPGLRFLVDQLVAQGRYRVLVCAPDTDRSGVSHCITWRSALRCKRVNINGATAFGVSGTPADCASLGISGKLFDGLVPDLVLSGINIGNNCGLHVVYSGTVAGAREAFIYGIPALAMSYNWVAGQSSVNDLKVAAEVCIPLINAVMVEIKSGTYPKGSFLNIDVPSDAAHHKGYKITKQGKYMARIGWEQTVYQKPSVESYQTASMDIDGEKDRDIDTSSANDLLFKRVIVKRSYDEEEGEDMDYKSLADGYITVTPLVALSRAEADVIPYYKACLSRI, from the exons ATGGCctccacggcggcggcggcggcggcggcggcggcgccggtggTGATGGTGACGAACGACGACGGCATCGACGCGCCGGGGCTCCGCTTCCTCGTCGACCAGCTCGTCGCCCAGGGGCGCTACCGCGTCCTCGTCTGCGCGCCCGACAC AGACAGGTCGGGCGTTAGCCACTGCATTACATGGCGTTCTGCACTTCGCTGTAAACGTGTCAATATCAATGGTGCTACAGCATTTGGAGTTTCAG GAACTCCCGCTGACTGTGCCTCTTTAGGCATCTCTGGGAAGCTCTTTGATGGTTTGGTTCCTGATTTG GTGCTTAGCGGAATCAACATTGGCAATAATTGTGGATTACATGT TGTATATTCTGGAACAGTTGCTGGTGCTAGGGAGGCATTTATATATGGGATTCCTGCATTAGCTATGTCATACAATTG GGTTGCTGGTCAGAGCAGTGTTAATGACCTCAAAGTGGCTGCAGAGGTTTGTATCCCTCTGATAAATGCTGTCATGGTCGAGATCAAGAGTGGAACCTACCCTAAAGGATCATTCCTGAATATAGATGTGCCATCTGATGCTGCACACCACAAG GGATACAAAATTACAAAGCAAGGAAAATATATGGCCAGAATTGGATGGGAGCAAACAGTCTACCAGAAGCCTTCTGTAGAAAGTTACCAGACGGCAAGCATGGATATTGACGGTGAAAAGGACAGAGATATAGACACTTCATCGGCGAATGACCTACTGTTTAAAAGAGTG ATAGTAAAGAGAAGTTATGATGAAGAGGAAGGGGAGGACATGGACTACAAATCCCTTGCAGATGGATAT ATTACTGTTACTCCTTTGGTTGCTCTCTCCCGCGCAGAAGCAGATGTCATACCCTACTACAAGGCTTGCTTGTCTCGCATTTGA
- the LOC125515884 gene encoding protein PECTIC ARABINOGALACTAN SYNTHESIS-RELATED-like: MAELRHSTAAAAARASNSPAKRDSDASSASSPFASTSAARGRDDDGKDAHRSSPLLPHHKQLLPSPLRSLLALDDPRPPTASLSYRILLAVLALLLLAALFSAPSLWSRFNVPYLCQKEGITLHCPQTKEPLSLWENPRAATASWKPCAERRSDEPSDVPPEKETSGYIFIHAEGGLNQQRIAICNAVAIAKIMEATLILPVLKQDQIWKDQTKFEDIFDVDHFINYLKDDVRIVRDIPDWFTEKDELFTSIKRTVKNIPKYASAQFYIDNVLPRIKEKTIMSIKPFVDRLGYDNVPMEINRLRCRVNYHALKFLPHIEEMADKLATQMRNRTSSGNPYMALHLRYEKGMVGLSFCDFAGTREEKVMMAAYRQKEWPRRFKNGSHLWPLALQKRKEGRCPLEPGEIAVILRALGYTRETQIYVASGQVYGGKNRMAPLRNMFPNLVTKEELASTAEMEHFRKHVTSLAALDFLVCLKSDVFVMTHGGNFAKLIMGARRYSGRHRLKSIKPDKGLMSKSLGDPYLAWASFTEDVVISHQARAGLPEPTFPGYDLWENPLTPCMCRA, translated from the exons ATGGCGGAGCTTCGGCactcgacggcggcggcggccgcccGCGCATCCAACTCTCCGGCAAAGCGCGACTCCGACGCGTCCTCCGCCTCCTCCCCATTCGCTTCCACCTCCGCCGCCCGCGGCCGCGACGACGACGGCAAGGACGCCCACCGCTCCTCACCTCTCCTCCCGCACCACAAGCAGCTCCTTCCGTCCCCCCTCCGCTCCCTCCTCGCCCTCGACGACCCCAGGCCCCCCACCGCCTCCCTCTCCTACCGGATCTTGCTCGCCGTCCTCGCGCTCCTCCTGCTCGCGGCCCTCTTCTCCGCGCCCTCCCTCTGGTCCCGCTTC AACGTGCCCTACTTGTGCCAGAAGGAGGGGATCACGCTGCATTGCCCTCAG ACGAAGGAGCCTCTCTCACTGTGGGAGAACCCGCGTGCTGCCACCGCATCCTGGAAGCCCTGCGCAGAGCGTCGAAGTGATGAGCCCTCAG ATGTTCCACCTGAGAAGGAAACCTCTGGGTATATTTTTATTCATGCCGAGGGTGGACTGAACCAGCAACGAATAGCT ATATGTAATGCTGTTGCAATTGCTAAGATAATGGAAGCAACACTTATTTTGCCAGTTCTGAAGCAGGACCAAATATGGAAAGACCAGAC TAAATTTGAAGATATCTTCGATGTGGATCATTTTATAAACTATCTGAAGGACGACGTACGCATTGTCCGAGACATCCCTGACTGGTTCACAGAAAAAGATGAACTCTTCACCAGTATAAA GCGTACCGTGAAGAACATCCCAAAGTATGCATCTGCACAGTTTTACATTGATAATGTACTTCCAAGGATCAAAGAGAAAACAATAATGTCTATTAAGCCATTTGTCGACAGGTTGGG GTATGACAATGTTCCGATGGAGATTAACCGACTAAGATGCAGAGTTAATTATCACGCCTTAAAGTTCTTACCCCATATTGAAGAAATGGCCGATAAGCTGGCAACACAGATGAGGAACCGAACTAGCAGCGGGAATCCATACAT GGCCCTTCATCTGAGATATGAGAAAGGAATGGTGGGCCTGTCCTTTTGTGATTTTGCTGGAACACGTGAGGAGAAAGTGATGATGGCAGCTTATAGACAGAAAGAATGGCCACGGCGCTTTAAG AATGGATCTCACCTGTGGCCATTAGCATTACAAAAGAGAAAAGAAGGGCGTTGCCCCCTTGAGCCTGGTGAGATAGCTGTGATCCTGCGAGCACTGGGATACACAAGGGAAACACAGATATATGTTGCATCAGGGCAAGTGTACGGTGGCAAAAACAGGATGGCTCCCCTCAGAAACATGTTCCCCAACTTG GTGACCAAGGAAGAGTTGGCGAGCACGGCGGAGATGGAGCACTTCCGGAAGCACGTGACGAGCCTGGCGGCGCTGGACTTCCTGGTGTGCCTCAAGTCGGACGTGTTCGTGATGACGCACGGCGGCAACTTCGCCAAGCTCATCATGGGGGCGCGGCGCTACAGCGGGCGCCACCGGCTCAAGTCCATCAAGCCCGACAAGGGGCTCATGTCCAAGTCCCTCGGCGACCCGTACCTGGCCTGGGCCTCCTTCACCGAGGACGTCGTCATCTCGCACCAGGCCCGCGccggcctccccgagcccacCTTCCCCGGCTACGACCTCTGGGAGAACCCCCTCACCCCCTGCATGTGCAGAGCATGA